GGCTGCACGCGGCGGCCCTGCAGATGTTGCGCGGGCGCAGCGCCGACACCGCCTCGCTGGCCTATCATGCCGTCGCCGCGGCCACCGCCGAAAACGCCATGGAGGCCGCGGATTTCGCGATGAGCGCGGCCGCCGAGGCCGATGCAATCGGCGCCCCCGGCGAGGCCGCCCGGCAATGGCGCAGCGCGGTGCAGATGTTCGAACTCGCCGGTGCCGAGGAGGCGACCGCGATAGCGGCGCGCTGCGGGCTGATCGCCGCACTGGCCCAGGCCGGCGATGCGCTCGGCTCCCGCGAGGAACTGCACCGCACCATGGCGGCCCTCGGGCACGATGACGGGATGGCCGTGCGGGCGCTGACCGCGTCGACCAGCCCACTGGTCTGGCGGGTGCGGGTCGGGGACCAGATCGACCCGGTCATCGTCGATCCGCTACGCCGGGTGCTCGGACGCGAGCGGCACACCCCCACCCGAATCCGCTTGCTGCTGACCCTGTTCACCGAACTCGAGGGTGTCGAGCACGACGCCGCGCTGGCCGCCAGTACCGAGGCGCTACAGCTGGTGCGTGGCCTCGATGACCGGCGCCTGCTGTTGGCGGTACTCAACGTCCGGGCCTTCGCCTGCCTGGGACCCGACCTCGCCCACGAACGGGAAAGCGTTCTCGCCGAGATGCTCTCGGTCGCCGAGGAGCTCGACGCCGTGGACTACCAGGCGGTCGCACACTGGTTTGCCTTCCTGGACGCCTCGGGGCGATCGGATTTGGCGCGCGCCGCCGCGCACGTCGACCAGGCCGTTGCGCGGGCGGGTACCGGGCAACTCGGCTTCCTGCTCGGCGTCCTCGACGCCTTCGGCGCACAGCTGGCGGTGCTGGCCGGCCACCCCGACGAGGGTGAACGCGGTTATGTCGCGGTCTCGGCGAAGCTGGCCGAGTACGGCGTCGCCAACGGGGCCCATATCGGGATCGTCGGGCGGGTCAGTGCGAACCTGGTCCGGGGCAGCCTCGCGCCGACGGCCGACGAACTGGTCGCGGTGCATCGCCACGTGTCCAGGATGATCGCCGACGGCGCCGTGATCGCGCTGCACCAGGCCGGCCGACCGGAGGAGGCCGCACAGATCTGGGCCGAGCGCATCCCCATCGAGCGATCGTTCTACTTCGTGGCGATGGCGACCCTGCGTGCGCACGCCGCGGTCGCAGTCGGTGACCTCGAGGTGGCGGTGCGCACCGCCGAGGAACTGCGGCCCTACTCCGGCCGGTTCGCCGGGCTGGACAACGGCACGCTCCTGACCGGGCCGGTCGACGACGCGCTGGCCGCCGTTGCCGAGGCCACCGGTGACCACCGGCGCGCAGCGGACCACCGGCGGGCCGCCGCCGAACTGACCGACCGACTCCGCGCGGCGGCCCAGGCCCTGCTCGGCTGAATCCTCATGCCGAGAGTGACGCAATGGCACAGAACCGCCTGAGTGGAGCTGCCGTTGCGTCACTCTCGGCGTGCGGATCAGCCGAAGACGGTGCGCTCGAAGCGGTTGTGCCGCCAGGTCAGAAAACGCAGGACCAGCATCAGTGGGGCGGGCAACTCGGCGGCGATGGCGGCGCGTTCGGTATCGGTGGTCACCGCCAACACCCGCGGCCCCTCGAAGGACAACCGGCCGGTCTTGCGGGCCGCGGTCTCCACTGCCTGCCAATCGGCCACCGAGACGTGCCTGCGGATCACCGGGAACAGCTCGCGTTCCTCGTCGGCGATATGGGCGTGCAGCAGCCGGTGTAGATCGGCCAGCCCGGCGGCCAACGGCCGGGCCAACTCGGCGTCCCCGGAGCGGGCGAAAGCCGTCGCGACCGTACGCAGCCGGTCCAGTCGGGGATCGAGGGTGGCGTGATCATCGGTGAGCTCGGTCAGGTCGACCAGACCCGCCGCCGAGGACTCGATGATCGGCCACAGCACATCGTCTTCCATCGTGTGGTGGTGATGGATCGACTCGCACATCAACGCGACATAGCGGGTGATCGCGCGGGCCCGGGTCACACTGCACGGGGTGCGGCGCTGGGCGATGGCGGTGGTCAGCTCGGCGAGCCTGCCGATATCGGTGACCATGGCGCGATGGGCGAGCAGGATCCCGCTGAGGTCGGGCTCGACGGCGGTGAGTTGGGCTTTTTGTTCGGAGCTGTTCATGACGATCACCTTGTCGGTGTCCACTTGCGGAGAACTTGCGACGGGCTTGCGAGTACGGGGAGACACACGCCCCGTGGGTAGGCAAGGATGGACCCATGGTGGCCAATCCGCGAGCCGGGCAGCCGGCACTGCCAGAAGATCTCGTCGACCTGCCGCATCTGGTCACCGCGTATTACACCGTGGCACCCGATCCCGATGATGTCGCCCAACAGGTGGTGTTCGGCACGTCGGGGCACCGCGGTTCGGCACTGGACGGTGCGTTCAACGAGCCGCACATCTTGGCGACCACGCAGGCCATCGTCGAGTACCGCGCCGCGCAGGGCACCACCGGACCGTTGTTCATCGGCCGCGACACCCATGCGCTGAGCGAGCCGGCCTGGGTGTCGGCGTTGGAGGTGCTGGCCGGCAATGAGGTGGTCGCCATGATCGACGCCGCCGATCGCTACACCCCGACCCCGGCGGTCAGCCACGCCATCTTGACGTTCAACCGCGGCCGCGATGCCGATCTGGCCGACGGGATCGTCGTCACCCCGTCGCACAACCCGCCCCGCGACGGTGGCTTCAAGTACAACCCGCCCAACGGTGGGCCCGCGGACAGCGATGCCACCTCGGTGATCGCCAAGCGCGCCAACGAAATCCTGCGCGGCGGTCTCAAGGATGTGCGGCGTGTCCCGCTGGCGCGGGCCCTGCAGACAGCACAGCGCCACGACTACCTGAACGCCTACGTGGCGGATCTGCCCAATGTGGTGAACCTGCACGCGATCCGCGCCGAGGGAGTACGCATCGGGGCCGACCCGCTGGGCGGGGCCAGCGTCGACTATTGGGCGGCGATCGCCGAGACCCACGAGCTGGACCTGACGGTGGTCAACCCGTTGGTCGACGCGACGTGGCGGTTCATGACGCTGGACACCGACGGCAAGATCCGGATGGACTGCAGCTCACCGAACGCCATGGCCTCGCTGATAGCCAACCGGGACAGCTATCAGATCGCCACGGGTAACGATGCCGACTCCGACCGGCACGGCATCGTCACCCCCGACGGTGGTCTGCTCAACCCCAACCACTATCTGGCCGTGGCCATCGACTACCTCTACACACACCGGACCGGTTGGTCGCCGGGCACCGCCGTCGGCAAGACCGCGGTGAGCAGTTCGATCATCGACCGGGTGGTCGGCGGGCTGGGCCGCACGCTGGTGGAGGTGCCGGTGGGATTCAAATGGTTCGTCGACGGATTGGTCACCGGCACAATCGGTTTCGGCGGTGAGGAAAGCGCCGGTGCGTCCTTCCTGCGCACCGACGGGTCGACCTGGACCACCGACAAGGACGGCATCATCCTGGCGCTGCTGGCCTCGGAGATCCTGGCGGTCACCGGGTCGACGCCGTCGCAGCGCTACGCCGAACTGGCCGAGCGCTACGGTGCGCCGACCTACGCCCGCATCGACGCCCCCGCCGACCGGGAGCAGAAGGCACGGCTGGCCAAACTGTCGGCAGATCAGGTCACCGCGACCGAGCTCGCCGGCGAGCCGATCACCGCCAAACTCACCGCGGCGCCGGGCAACGGGGCGGCCCTCGGCGGATTGAAGGTGACCACCGAGAACGCGTGGTTCGCCGCGCGGCCGTCGGGCACCGAGGACGTCTACAAGATCTACGCCGAGTCGTTCAAAGGCCCCGAGCACCTGGCGGAGGTGCAGGAGGCCGCCAAGTCGGTGGTCAATACAGTCATCGGGTGAGCTCTCGAACGGAGGACGACTGTCAGACCGGACCCAAGCCGCGGCTGCCGCGGGAGGTCTGGGTGCTGGCCGCTGCGAACTTCGTGGTCGCCCTCGGCTACGGGGTGGTGGCCCCGGTCTTACCGCAGTACGCCCGGCACTTCGGTGTCAGCATCGCCGCGGCCACCTTCGTCATCACCGCGTTCGCGATCATGCGGCTGGCCGGCGCGCCGCCGGCCGGATTCCTGGTGCAGCGGCTGGGGGAGCGACGCGTCTACATCGGCGGGCTGATCATCGTCGCGCTGTCCACCGGCGCCTGCGCGCTGGCCGACACCTACTGGCAGCTGTTGCTGTTCCGGTCCCTCGGCGGGGTCGGGTCGGCGATGTTCACGGTGTCCTCGCTGGGGTTGATGATCAGGATCTCGCCCCCCGACGCCCGCGGACGGGTCTCGGGGCTCTTCTCATCGGGGTTCATGATCGGCTCGGTGGGTGGCCCGATCCTCGGCGCGCTGACCGCCGGCCTGGGCCTGTCGGCGCCGTTCCTGATCTACGGTGCCGCCCTGCTGGTGGCCGCCGCCGTCGTGTTCGTCAGCCTGCGCAATTCGGCGGTGATCGCCTCTTCCGATGGCGACGACGGCCCGCCGGTGCCGTTCCGCACGGTGTTCGCCCATCGGGCCTACAAGGCGGCGCTGCTGTCCAATTTCGCGACCGGCTGGGCCTCGTTCGGATTGCGGGTGGCCCTGGTCCCGCTGTTCGTCGTGGAGGTGTTGGGCGGCAGCCCGGGAGTGGCCGGGCTGGCACTCACCGCGTTCGCGGTCGGCAACATCTCCGTCGTGATCCCCAGCGGGTATCTGTCGGACCGGCTGGGGCGGCGCACGCTGCTGATCGTCGGGCTGACCCTGGCGGCGTTGTCCACCGGGGCGGTCGGGTTCACCACCTCGCTGCCGGTGTTCCTGGTGGCTGCCTATATCGCGGGTGCGGCCACGGGCATCTTCGTCTCACCGCAGCAGGCCGCCGTCGCCGATGTGGTGGGCAGCAGGTCGCGGGGCGGGACCGCGGTGGCGACGTTCCAGATGATGGCCGATGTCGGGTCGATCGGTGGCTCGCTGCTGGTCGGGTTGATCGCCCAGTACCTGTCGTTTTCCTGGGCTTTCGTCATCAGCGGGGCGATCATGCTGCTGGCCGCGCTGGCCTGGGTTTTCGCCCCCGAAACCCACCGACGGCCGCCCGCCGGGCACACGCCGGCCCGTCCATTGGGCCCAGAGGCCGGCGGAGAGGTGCCCTGACCAGGCGTTTTGAACCTCTGCGGGGCTGTGGTGTACGTTTCTACAGCACAACAAACGGGGCTATGGCGCAGTTGGTAGCGCACCACACTGGCAGTGTGGGGGTCAGGGGTTCGAATCCCCTTAGCTCCACTCGGAGGAAACCCGCTTCGACCACCGGTCGGGGCGGGTTTCATGTTTTCCGGGGTCTGATTCGTCCGCGTCGGGTTGGCGTCGCGACATCCGCGCGCCGCGCATCATCCGGGACATCGAGCCGTGCTTTCCTGTCTGGCATGGCCATCGTGGAGGTCCGTGCCGTCAGCCCCGAGCGTTACGTCGATGCCACGCATGCACTCACTGGTGGAGGAGAGGGCGGGAGCTGCCGATGCCAGTGGTGGATGCTCACGAGTACGCAGTGGAGGGGTACCACTGCTGTTGACCGAGAACAGCTGCTCCATGACGAGATCGAGCAAGGTCCGCCCCCGGCATTGATCGCCTATGTGGACGACGAACCGGCGGGTTGGGTGCGTGTGGGGCCGCGAGTCGGCCAGTCGCGCATTGTGCGGACTCGGGCCTATGCGGCGCTGTCCGGCGAAGCGATGGACGATCCATCTGTGTGGTCGATCTCGTGCTTCGTCGTGCGTCGCGAGTACCGGGGGATGGGGCTGGCGGCTCAGTTGCTGGACGCGGCAGTGGCGCATGCCCGAGAGCATGGAGCGCGCGTCATCGAGGCATACCCCATGGATCCGGCCGCCAAGAAGCTCTACGCGAACAACCTCTTCACGGGCACGCTCTCGATGTTCGTCGACGCGGGGTTCTCCGAGGTTGCTCGCCCCAGGCCTTACCAGGCCATCGTGGTGCTGCCGACCGAATGAGCGCGGCCGACGCCAGGTTCGGTGATCGTCTGATCAGCGATCAGCTCGCCGGATCCCATCCGTGCATCGCCTCGTGCATCTGTTCCTCGTTGAGCGGGTCGACGCCGAGCGGTTTGATATCGGGCCGGTTGCGCATGCCCTCGAGCAGCAGGGCGAGATAGCGCCGCCACAGTTCGGGATCGACATCGCCCGCCCACTCGCTCACGGTGCCGGCCAGCAGGCCCATGATCGGCATGTCGGGGTGTTGGATATCGGGTCGCAGGTAGCCGTCGCGACGGGCTCGTTCCACGAGCTGGTAGACCCGCGGCACCAGTTCCTCGCGGGCACAGTCGACGCGGTCACCGCCGTAGGCGCGGCTGTAGATCATCTGCCGCAGGCCGCGGTCGGTGGCGGCGAGCTCACATTGCCGTTCGATGAACCATACGAACCCCTCCCACGAATTCTCGTGCTGCAGAGCCTTTTCGGCCAACTCGACGACCTCGGCGATACCGTCCTCGAAGATCGCCTCGACCAGATCCTCTTTGGTCGCGAAGCGGCGGTACACGGTGCCGACACCGACGCCCGCGTGGTGGGCGACATCGTTGAGGGTGGCCTCCATGCCCTTGATCGCGAACAGCTCGCGCGCGGCCGTCAGCACACGCTGTCTGTTGCGCTCGGCGTCCTTGCGCAGGCCGCGGCATGGTTTGTCAATCACGTGGCCCACTTTAGTGATGAGCCTTACCGTTGGCTAGAAGCGGATTGACTCTATCCACTTAAGAAGCTTAGATTCTCTCAGGATCGCTCGCCGCCCATCGTTGCGCGGTGTCACCCGATGGAAAGGCTTGATCAGTCGTGGGGATTTCAGGATGTGTGAACGCGTTGCGTAGCAGCCGTTCCGGCGCGCATCGAGCAGAGCGGTGAACGTCGTCAAACGGGTCTGGCTACCCGTCCTGGTCATCGGCGCGATCGTGGTCGGTGGTCTGACCGTCTCGCAGTTGCGTTCGGTGTTCGGTTCCGACGGCGCCATCGTCACCCCGATCGACGCCGACACCGCCGAGAACTTCAACCCGAAGGTCGTGAAATACGAGATCTTCGGTACCGGCTCCTACGCCAAGATCAACTACGCCGATCTGGACGGGAAGCCCCAGCGCACAGGCGAAGTCAGCCTGCCGTGGACCCTGACCCTTGAGACGACGCTGCCCTCGGTGATGCCCAACATCATGGCCCAGGGCGACGGTTCCTCCATCAGCTGCCGCGTCACCGTCGACGACGAGGTCAAAGACGAAAGGACGGCTGAAGGTATGAACGCCGCCACCTACTGCCTGGTGAAGGCCGCATGAGCACCTCCCTGGACGATGCGCCGACCGGCCCCATCCCGCCCGCCCGCCATGCCGCCGCAAGCCGGCCCAAGCTGCCGCGCTTCATCCGCGCCTTCGCCGTGCCGATCGTGCTCATCTGGATCGCCATCGTCGCGATCCTGAACACCGTCGTCCCGCAGCTCGAAGAGGTCGGCAAGCTCCGCGCGGTCTCCATGAGCCCGAACGACGCGCCCGCGCTGATCGCCACCAAGCATGTCGGCGAGAAGTTCCAGGAGTACGACACCTCCAGCTCGGTGATGATCGTGCTCGAAGGCGATCAACCCCTCGGCGCCGATGCGCACACGTTCTACGACGAAATCGTCCGAAAGCTCAACGCCGACACCAAGCACGTCCAGCACGTCCAGGACTTCTGGGGCGACAGCCTGACCGCGGCCGGTGCGCAGAGCATCGACGGCAAGGCCGCCTACGTTCAGGTCTACATCGCCGGTGACCAGGGCGAGGCGCTGGCCAACGAGTCGGTGCAGACGGTCCGTGACCTCGTAGAAAGTACGCCAGCACCTTCCGGCGTCGCGGCATATGTCACCGGTCCCGCCGCGCTGACCACCGATCAGAACATCGTCGGTGACGCCAGCATGAAGACCATCGAGGGCGTGACGATCGGCATCATCATCGTGATGCTGTTGATCATCTACCGGTCGGTCGTCACGACGGCGGTGGTCATGTCGATGGTCTTCGTCGGCCTGCTGTCCGCGCGCGGAATCGTCTCATTCCTCGGCTTTTACGAGGTGTTCGGCCTGACGACGTTCGCCACCAGCATGGTGGTGACGCTGGCCATCGCCGCGGCCACCGACTACGCGATCTTCCTGATCGGTCGATATCAAGAGGCCCGCCGGTCGGGACTGGACCGCGAAGACGCCTACTACGACATGTTCCACGGCACGG
The sequence above is drawn from the Mycolicibacterium neoaurum VKM Ac-1815D genome and encodes:
- a CDS encoding hemerythrin domain-containing protein; the protein is MNSSEQKAQLTAVEPDLSGILLAHRAMVTDIGRLAELTTAIAQRRTPCSVTRARAITRYVALMCESIHHHHTMEDDVLWPIIESSAAGLVDLTELTDDHATLDPRLDRLRTVATAFARSGDAELARPLAAGLADLHRLLHAHIADEERELFPVIRRHVSVADWQAVETAARKTGRLSFEGPRVLAVTTDTERAAIAAELPAPLMLVLRFLTWRHNRFERTVFG
- the pgm gene encoding phosphoglucomutase (alpha-D-glucose-1,6-bisphosphate-dependent); amino-acid sequence: MVANPRAGQPALPEDLVDLPHLVTAYYTVAPDPDDVAQQVVFGTSGHRGSALDGAFNEPHILATTQAIVEYRAAQGTTGPLFIGRDTHALSEPAWVSALEVLAGNEVVAMIDAADRYTPTPAVSHAILTFNRGRDADLADGIVVTPSHNPPRDGGFKYNPPNGGPADSDATSVIAKRANEILRGGLKDVRRVPLARALQTAQRHDYLNAYVADLPNVVNLHAIRAEGVRIGADPLGGASVDYWAAIAETHELDLTVVNPLVDATWRFMTLDTDGKIRMDCSSPNAMASLIANRDSYQIATGNDADSDRHGIVTPDGGLLNPNHYLAVAIDYLYTHRTGWSPGTAVGKTAVSSSIIDRVVGGLGRTLVEVPVGFKWFVDGLVTGTIGFGGEESAGASFLRTDGSTWTTDKDGIILALLASEILAVTGSTPSQRYAELAERYGAPTYARIDAPADREQKARLAKLSADQVTATELAGEPITAKLTAAPGNGAALGGLKVTTENAWFAARPSGTEDVYKIYAESFKGPEHLAEVQEAAKSVVNTVIG
- a CDS encoding MFS transporter produces the protein MSSRTEDDCQTGPKPRLPREVWVLAAANFVVALGYGVVAPVLPQYARHFGVSIAAATFVITAFAIMRLAGAPPAGFLVQRLGERRVYIGGLIIVALSTGACALADTYWQLLLFRSLGGVGSAMFTVSSLGLMIRISPPDARGRVSGLFSSGFMIGSVGGPILGALTAGLGLSAPFLIYGAALLVAAAVVFVSLRNSAVIASSDGDDGPPVPFRTVFAHRAYKAALLSNFATGWASFGLRVALVPLFVVEVLGGSPGVAGLALTAFAVGNISVVIPSGYLSDRLGRRTLLIVGLTLAALSTGAVGFTTSLPVFLVAAYIAGAATGIFVSPQQAAVADVVGSRSRGGTAVATFQMMADVGSIGGSLLVGLIAQYLSFSWAFVISGAIMLLAALAWVFAPETHRRPPAGHTPARPLGPEAGGEVP
- a CDS encoding GNAT family N-acetyltransferase, whose protein sequence is MAIVEVRAVSPERYVDATHALTGGGEGGSCRCQWWMLTSTQWRGTTAVDREQLLHDEIEQGPPPALIAYVDDEPAGWVRVGPRVGQSRIVRTRAYAALSGEAMDDPSVWSISCFVVRREYRGMGLAAQLLDAAVAHAREHGARVIEAYPMDPAAKKLYANNLFTGTLSMFVDAGFSEVARPRPYQAIVVLPTE
- a CDS encoding TetR/AcrR family transcriptional regulator — encoded protein: MIDKPCRGLRKDAERNRQRVLTAARELFAIKGMEATLNDVAHHAGVGVGTVYRRFATKEDLVEAIFEDGIAEVVELAEKALQHENSWEGFVWFIERQCELAATDRGLRQMIYSRAYGGDRVDCAREELVPRVYQLVERARRDGYLRPDIQHPDMPIMGLLAGTVSEWAGDVDPELWRRYLALLLEGMRNRPDIKPLGVDPLNEEQMHEAMHGWDPAS
- a CDS encoding MmpS family transport accessory protein, with the translated sequence MNVVKRVWLPVLVIGAIVVGGLTVSQLRSVFGSDGAIVTPIDADTAENFNPKVVKYEIFGTGSYAKINYADLDGKPQRTGEVSLPWTLTLETTLPSVMPNIMAQGDGSSISCRVTVDDEVKDERTAEGMNAATYCLVKAA